In Clostridium sp., one DNA window encodes the following:
- a CDS encoding chemotaxis protein, with amino-acid sequence MYNILMFGTGRMSIWAENVLNNDVNILAYVDNDSSRWDSTRNGKIVVGPDKIEKYNYDYIIIGSQFNQEIYGQLIDMRVDNDKILQFSVFIDNCFNYYKYNLDKFISSSEKIELMTTGISYAEIGFSEHICCKKSFKFAVRHQDLFYDYHTVKYILKNFPQKAAHIKYVLIGLCYYSFQYDMSLSAMANKTVIYYPILKTAHHFKNIEKVYEGYRINKNIADNIFRKNQKGNYDFKWDMPTTLKDYSDKWKIGRESAVRDCNKNYPKTAAENESIFVEYLKFLKNYNIKPIVLVYPVTRYYSKYFSDKIEEEFHSIINKTRQKYDFQYIDYFRSDLFDDDDFGDVSHLNWRGAEKFTRILNKEIDW; translated from the coding sequence TTGTATAACATATTGATGTTTGGTACGGGTAGAATGTCTATTTGGGCAGAAAATGTTTTGAACAATGATGTGAATATACTGGCTTATGTGGATAATGACAGCAGTAGGTGGGACAGTACCAGGAATGGAAAAATTGTTGTAGGTCCGGATAAAATAGAAAAATATAACTATGATTATATAATAATAGGCAGTCAATTCAATCAGGAAATTTATGGACAATTGATTGATATGAGAGTAGATAATGATAAAATACTTCAATTCAGCGTATTTATTGATAATTGTTTCAATTACTATAAATACAATTTGGATAAATTTATTTCATCTAGTGAGAAAATAGAATTGATGACTACTGGAATATCTTATGCAGAAATAGGTTTCAGCGAACACATATGTTGTAAGAAATCTTTTAAATTTGCTGTTAGGCATCAAGATTTGTTTTATGATTATCATACTGTCAAATATATTTTGAAAAATTTTCCGCAGAAAGCAGCTCATATAAAATATGTATTGATTGGACTTTGCTATTATAGCTTTCAATATGATATGTCACTGTCTGCCATGGCAAATAAGACAGTAATTTATTATCCTATTCTCAAAACAGCACATCATTTTAAAAATATAGAAAAAGTGTATGAAGGCTACAGGATAAATAAAAACATAGCAGATAATATATTCAGAAAAAATCAGAAGGGAAATTATGATTTTAAATGGGATATGCCCACAACACTTAAGGATTACAGTGACAAGTGGAAAATAGGAAGGGAATCTGCTGTGCGAGACTGCAATAAAAATTATCCTAAAACCGCAGCTGAAAATGAAAGTATTTTTGTAGAATATTTGAAGTTTCTGAAAAATTATAATATAAAGCCTATAGTGTTAGTTTATCCTGTTACCAGATATTATTCTAAATATTTTTCAGATAAAATTGAAGAAGAATTTCATTCTATAATAAATAAAACAAGACAGAAATATGATTTTCAGTATATTGATTATTTCAGATCAGATTTATTTGATGATGATGATTTTGGGGATGTGTCCCATTTGAATTGGAGGGGCGCAGAAAAGTTTACTAGAATATTGAATAAAGAAATTGATTGGTAG